The Zavarzinella sp. sequence CGCTACAAACTTTTATCGAAAAATATGATCGATTCTTGCTGATGACCCATGTGCGGCCCGATGCGGACGCGTTGGGATCCCAGCAGGCATTCGCCGGTATTCTCAGAACGCTGGGAAAATCGGTCAGAGTTTTCATCGCCAGCAATTTGTACCCGCGGTATCAGTTTTTTGACCGCCCCCACTCTCCAATCGAACGATTCAACGTTGAAGATCCCACATTGAAGGATATTCAAGCGATTGTGATTCTGGATACGGGCACTTATAACCAACTCGGTGATTTTGGTGATTTTCTAAAAAATTCCGACTTGCCCCGTGCGGTCATTGATCACCATCGCACACAGGATGGATTCGGTGGTGTGTTGATGCAGGATACGAACTCTGAAGCCGCTGGAAGAATGGTGTATGATTTTGCACAACACCTCAAAATTCAGCCCACAGTAGAAATTGCCAGCGATTTGTTCGCTGCCATTGCCACCGATACGGGGTGGTTTCGGCACAGTTCCACAAAAGTTTCTACTTACGAAGCTGCTGCCCATCTCGTGAAATGTGGTGCCAACCCCACGAAACTGTACCAATTACTTTACGAGAACAATAGTTTTGGCCGTTTTCGTTTGACTGGAGTGGCTCTCAGCAGGATTTCGATGGAATTTGCTGGGAAAGTTGCTTCCACAGAAATCTATTTGAACGATTACATGGAATGCCAGGCTACTCCTGCAGACACGGAAGATCTGATTAATTACCCACGCTCGATCATGGGTGTGGAACTGGCAATGATTTTCATCGAACAGCCAACCGGAGGCACCAAAGTCAGCTTTCGCAGTAGTGAATCCGTTGACGTAAGTCTCTTGGCTGAAAGGTTTTCAGGCGGTGGCCATCGCATGGCTGCTGGTGCAATGATCCACACGGATTTACCGCACGCAAAACAACTGGTGATGAAAGCGGTTGAGGAACTGCTGCCAAAAATATGAGTAATTCTTAATGGGTGGGCCAGATGACAAATGATAGCCAAGCCGAGTGGGGTTTAAAACAGCTTCCTTTGCCAGTGAAGCTGGTTCTCACGGTATTTTTACTTTCTGTGGGGCTGGGGTATTTTTGGGGCATGGCGCAGATCCACTTTAAACATGCCGAGCCAGGTCAGCCGATGCCAGGCGTCAAAGAGCTGGTAGCGCATTTTTCCGGAGTTCCATGGCCCACCGTTCCAAAACCAGAAGCACCTGCGGCCAAACCTGCAGAAGAAGTAAAGCTGGATAAAGATGCGAAACCAGCTGGTGAAATGGTGATGGCGGTTAAAATTCGTTCATTAATTAATGAACGTTGTGCATGGTGCCACTCCCCGGATGGTGAGAAAGACGATGCACCAATGCACAATTGGGAAGCTCTAGCAGAATATTTGAAAAAAGAAAGCTCCCACCCGGTCAACAAAATGCACAGTGCCGTTTCAGGGCCGGGTGTGAAATGGTCCGCTAAGGATATGGCACGTGCGTTTACTGACCAAGCACTGGATTGGGACGATATCAAAGGTGATCCCAAAGCAGTTGAAGGTCGAAAGCTTGAAAAACTGGCGATGCTGGAATGGTTGGAAACTGGTTCGGACAAAGAATCTTACGACAAAGATTCTTACGTGTTATCTAATGAGAAAGCCTTCACAGGTTTAACGAAGACATTTGCCACGGAAGCACCAAAACCTGCTGGCGATCAACCAAAAAAAGCAGTAGCAAATGTGAAAGACCCTTGGAAAGAAGCAAAACAGAAGCAATTGTCCGTGGAATCACTGACACAATCCACCCACGCGCACTTGTTGAGTTTTTCTGTGTTGTGGGCGTTCAGTGGGCTCATTTTCGCATTCACCAGCTATTCGAAAAGCTTGCGGTGCCTTATCGCACCCACGGTACTTGTGGCACAAGTTGCAGATATTGCCTGCTGGTGGCTGGCACGTCTGGAGGGAGTGGGGCCTTATTTTGCGATGGCAATTATGGTTACCGGAGGCATCGTAGGCCTTGGACTTAGCCTGCAGATTGTGCTGAGCCTGTTGAACATGTACGATGGCCGCGGGAAATTGGTCATTGTGGTATTAATGATCGGAGGATTGCTAACTTTTGGAGTGGTTGGCTTGAAGGTAGTGAAACCGCAATTGGATAGCGAAAAAGAGCTACTGCAGCAATGATGCAGCAAACCGATAACTCGACAGGTTTTTACATGTTGGAACTGACAGTGCGGCAACTGGACCATGTTTTAGACTGGTTTCAACAGATTCTTGGTCAGGTGCTGGATGTCAAGTTGCTCCTGTTGGATCGGGTTGGAAATTTTGCACTCTTAGAACTCCCTGGAGTGAAATTAGCGTTGAAAGCCAATAGCACTGCTCTTTCAGGTGGTGCGAATCTTGTATTTCAAGTTCAGGATCTCTTACTGCTGAAAACAAGTTTGGAAAATCTTCTGCAATTCCAGCTGGTTGTCAAAAAGAGCCATGAAGGTTACCAGAGTATCTCCATTTCATCCCCAGAGGAGCACAGCTGCACCTTCTTTGCCTGGAACTGAAGAATTACAAAGTGTAGATATCTTTTTA is a genomic window containing:
- a CDS encoding bifunctional oligoribonuclease/PAP phosphatase NrnA; amino-acid sequence: MNWSPLQTFIEKYDRFLLMTHVRPDADALGSQQAFAGILRTLGKSVRVFIASNLYPRYQFFDRPHSPIERFNVEDPTLKDIQAIVILDTGTYNQLGDFGDFLKNSDLPRAVIDHHRTQDGFGGVLMQDTNSEAAGRMVYDFAQHLKIQPTVEIASDLFAAIATDTGWFRHSSTKVSTYEAAAHLVKCGANPTKLYQLLYENNSFGRFRLTGVALSRISMEFAGKVASTEIYLNDYMECQATPADTEDLINYPRSIMGVELAMIFIEQPTGGTKVSFRSSESVDVSLLAERFSGGGHRMAAGAMIHTDLPHAKQLVMKAVEELLPKI